In Stomoxys calcitrans chromosome 2, idStoCalc2.1, whole genome shotgun sequence, the following proteins share a genomic window:
- the LOC106089265 gene encoding peroxiredoxin-2 — translation MSFLAKTLLKSLPQVGRQLTKHNNSSAVFRRLLHQSSPLLAVKVQQPAPDFKGIAVHGNDFKDVQLSDFAGKYLVLFFYPLDFTFVCPTEIIAFSDRIKEFKDLNAEVLGVSVDSHFSHLVWSNMDRKNGGLGGLKYPLLADITKKISSDYGVLLENEGISLRGTFIIDPNGVVRQYSINDLPVGRSVDEVLRLIKAFQFVEKHGEVCPANWNPESNPDTIKPDVEQSKDYFNKHG, via the exons ATGTCATTTTTAGCTAAGACCTTATTAAAATCT CTTCCTCAGGTGGGCAGACAATTGACCAAACATAACAATTCGAGTGCTGTCTTCAGACGCCTGCTACATCAAA GTTCCCCTTTGCTGGCAGTCAAAGTTCAACAACCGGCTCCAGATTTCAAAGGCATTGCCGTTCATGGCAATGACTTTAAAGATGtgcaattgtccgatttcgcgggCAAATATTTAGTTTTATTCTTCTATCCCTTGGATTT CACTTTTGTTTGTCCCACAGAAATCATTGCATTTAGTGATCGCATAAAAGAATTCAAAGATTTAAATGCTGAAGTTTTAGGTGTCTCCGTGGATTCGCATTTCTCTCATTTGGTTTGGTCCAATATGGATCGTAAAAATGGCGGCTTGGGTGGTTTAAAATATCCCCTACTTGCTGATATTACCAAAAAGATCAGTTCCGATTACGGTGTGTTATTGGAGAACGAAGGCATATCCTTGCGTGGCACATTCATCATTGATCCCAATGGTGTTGTACGTCAATATTCCATTAACGATTTACCCGTCGGCCGTTCTGTTGATGAAGTTTTGCGACTAATCAAAGCATTCCAATTTGTGGAAAAGCATGGTGAAGTATGTCCTGCCAATTGGAATCCTGAATCGAATCCAGATACTATTAAGCCTGATGTCGAACAATCCAAAGATTACTTCAACAAGCATGGTTAA